From a region of the Microterricola gilva genome:
- a CDS encoding SRPBCC family protein, translating into MPTIEESVFIARPPEEVFDFISTSANIPVWDSSVVAAEQIDDGPLGVGTRTRGTSKIMGRRFDWTVEATEHDPPTRLTSVSVEGRMAFTVTSTVEGVEGGSRFTYRIDAESGLGGVFGRMADPFIQKAQARTVRANMESLAELLVEHPED; encoded by the coding sequence ATGCCCACAATTGAGGAGAGCGTGTTCATTGCCCGCCCGCCAGAGGAAGTCTTCGACTTCATCTCGACGTCGGCCAACATCCCCGTCTGGGACTCGTCAGTTGTCGCCGCCGAGCAGATCGACGACGGGCCGCTGGGAGTCGGCACCCGCACGAGGGGAACCAGCAAGATCATGGGGCGCCGTTTCGACTGGACCGTAGAGGCCACCGAACACGACCCACCGACGCGCCTGACCAGTGTCTCGGTCGAGGGTCGGATGGCGTTCACCGTCACGAGCACGGTCGAGGGCGTCGAGGGCGGGAGCCGATTCACCTACCGCATCGACGCCGAGTCAGGTCTCGGGGGAGTCTTCGGTCGCATGGCCGATCCCTTCATCCAAAAGGCACAGGCCCGCACGGTACGGGCGAACATGGAGTCCCTCGCCGAACTCCTGGTGGAGCACCCCGAAGACTGA
- a CDS encoding HNH endonuclease signature motif containing protein, with protein MGTPTEALAEAQNLLLSALADSDARLFHDDALLDFTAAAESVGRLADALRIKAAGEHAFRSRRELGEDRLSAKRGCRNAVELLARITLASERTLTQRMRLGEATRPRMALSGEAMPARFDQVADALSSGAIGYDSAAAIVDTLDPIRGRVGDLNVEHAETALVAAATGPTVESPVPFAADEIRGQARVWATVLDEDGVVPAEERAMQARGISAGVTRDGVVHRKMTLLPEIDAKFETLLNAYLNPRSKPSFADPDPDAPKDPRASAQARHDVFASLIDGAARSADSPSIGGAAPTVLVSVRQADLDAGTGSGFIEGCEAPISMRAVEQFICAGGQQHVVIGPDGTINSIGSNDRVFNATQRRAITLRDGGCIIPGCSIPAAWSEIHHVKAYRDGGETETCNGVLLCWFHHRTIETSGWQILMIDGVPHVKPPPWLRGGRSDADTPWRRSTKSRTQQADLLQEQQQKLPTLVD; from the coding sequence ATGGGAACCCCAACGGAGGCACTCGCAGAAGCACAAAATCTGCTGCTCTCCGCCTTGGCCGATTCCGACGCACGCCTGTTCCACGACGACGCCCTGCTGGACTTCACCGCCGCGGCCGAATCCGTTGGCCGTCTCGCCGATGCGCTCCGCATCAAGGCCGCCGGCGAGCACGCGTTCCGCTCCCGCCGAGAACTCGGCGAAGACCGCCTCTCCGCGAAGAGAGGCTGCCGCAACGCCGTCGAACTCCTCGCCCGGATCACCCTCGCCTCTGAACGCACCCTGACGCAACGGATGCGCCTCGGGGAAGCGACCCGGCCCCGGATGGCGCTCAGTGGGGAGGCGATGCCGGCCCGCTTCGACCAGGTCGCCGACGCCCTCAGTTCGGGAGCCATCGGCTACGACAGTGCGGCGGCGATCGTGGACACCCTGGACCCGATCCGGGGGCGGGTCGGCGACCTCAACGTGGAGCACGCCGAGACGGCGCTCGTGGCCGCCGCGACCGGGCCCACGGTCGAGTCGCCGGTGCCGTTCGCCGCCGACGAGATCCGCGGCCAGGCGCGCGTCTGGGCGACCGTCCTCGATGAAGACGGGGTTGTCCCGGCGGAGGAGCGGGCCATGCAGGCCCGGGGCATCAGCGCCGGGGTGACCCGGGACGGGGTCGTGCACCGGAAGATGACGCTGCTGCCGGAGATCGACGCCAAGTTCGAAACCCTGCTGAACGCGTATCTGAACCCGCGCAGCAAGCCCAGCTTCGCCGACCCCGACCCGGACGCCCCGAAAGACCCCCGGGCGAGCGCGCAAGCGCGGCACGACGTCTTCGCGAGCCTCATCGACGGTGCGGCCCGGAGCGCGGACAGCCCCAGCATCGGCGGGGCAGCGCCGACGGTGCTCGTCTCCGTCCGACAGGCCGACCTCGACGCCGGTACCGGGTCCGGCTTCATCGAGGGCTGCGAGGCACCCATCTCGATGCGGGCCGTGGAGCAGTTCATCTGTGCAGGTGGGCAACAGCACGTGGTGATCGGCCCGGACGGCACCATCAACAGCATTGGCAGCAATGACCGGGTCTTCAATGCCACCCAACGGCGGGCGATTACCCTGCGGGACGGCGGCTGCATCATCCCCGGCTGCTCAATCCCCGCCGCGTGGAGTGAGATCCACCACGTCAAGGCGTATCGGGACGGTGGTGAAACGGAGACCTGCAACGGTGTGCTGTTGTGTTGGTTCCACCACCGCACGATCGAGACCAGTGGCTGGCAGATCCTCATGATCGACGGCGTCCCGCACGTGAAACCGCCGCCCTGGCTCCGCGGTGGGCGCTCCGACGCCGACACCCCGTGGCGAAGATCGACGAAGTCCCGCACCCAACAAGCCGACCTGCTGCAAGAGCAGCAGCAAAAACTACCCACGCTGGTCGACTAG
- a CDS encoding TetR/AcrR family transcriptional regulator C-terminal domain-containing protein, which translates to MQSLLDRLFLETLSELTTPPADWKGRLLQIAASTLDLFTRYPAIGVEAIVISTNGPSELEIVEIMLDAFSRAGLSDHEVVRHYALYSEHLLSSAAGIARARASNTDDSDDSVPWIDSPLLVDPERHPRIASLSPQLRALDSRDLFRLGAESIIESAERLGAEAKSTQ; encoded by the coding sequence ATGCAGTCTCTGCTGGATCGACTCTTCCTGGAAACACTGAGCGAGCTCACCACCCCGCCCGCCGATTGGAAGGGCCGACTGCTGCAGATCGCGGCATCCACCCTTGATCTGTTCACTCGCTACCCGGCGATCGGTGTCGAGGCGATCGTGATCTCCACCAACGGGCCCAGCGAACTGGAGATCGTCGAGATCATGCTCGACGCCTTCTCCCGCGCCGGACTCTCCGACCACGAAGTCGTGCGCCACTACGCCCTCTACTCGGAGCATCTGCTCTCGAGCGCTGCGGGAATCGCGAGAGCGCGTGCGAGCAACACGGACGACTCCGACGATTCCGTTCCGTGGATCGACTCGCCGCTGCTCGTTGACCCCGAACGCCACCCGCGCATCGCCTCACTCAGCCCGCAGCTGCGCGCGCTCGATAGCCGGGACCTCTTCAGGCTGGGCGCCGAGTCGATCATCGAGTCCGCGGAGCGGCTCGGTGCCGAGGCAAAATCGACTCAGTAG
- a CDS encoding amidohydrolase yields the protein MPAADVLFTGGPVFTGSGEPLPDHAVAVIDGRVAAIVPEAKASAHIGESTTVIQLGGALLSPGFQDAHVHPVGAGVELLQCNLTEGENAEDAVRLVAEYAAATPDAPWILGGGWSMDHYPGGAPRRQLLDAVVPDRPVVVSSRDHHSVWANTAAIRLAGLDASTPDPEDGRIEREDDGFPSGTFHEGAMGLFDDVLPATDDELAYQGLLRAQEELLQLGITGWQDAMVGSMNGISNIADVYRRALAEGTLTVHVVGAQWWVRSNGAEQVAEMIAQRESVSALGAEDRFTLGTVKIMVDGVAENATAAMVAPYRDAHGHDTDNRGLSFVDPELLKGYVTQLDAAGFQVHFHALGDRAVREALDAIETAREANGPSDNRHHLAHLQVVAEEDTRRFSGLDAIANIQALWATHEDQLDQLTLPFLQPGAEARQYPFGELAGHGARLAAGSDWPVSSADPMDAVHIAVNRIAPGEDFEPLGGVQQRLDLATALAAYTSGTAYVNHRDHDTGRIAEGYLANLVVLDPNPFAVPAEEIHTSTVTSTWVEGRPVYTRTA from the coding sequence TTGCCTGCTGCTGATGTGCTGTTCACCGGAGGTCCCGTGTTCACCGGATCCGGCGAGCCACTGCCAGATCACGCCGTAGCCGTGATCGACGGGCGGGTGGCCGCGATCGTCCCAGAGGCCAAGGCGTCCGCGCACATCGGCGAGTCGACCACCGTCATCCAGCTCGGCGGAGCATTGCTCAGCCCCGGCTTCCAGGACGCCCACGTGCACCCAGTCGGAGCCGGCGTCGAGCTGCTCCAGTGCAATCTGACGGAGGGCGAGAACGCCGAGGACGCCGTGCGACTGGTTGCCGAGTATGCCGCGGCCACGCCAGACGCCCCATGGATCCTCGGTGGCGGCTGGTCGATGGATCACTATCCGGGTGGGGCCCCGCGTCGCCAGCTTCTCGACGCTGTCGTCCCCGATCGTCCCGTCGTCGTCTCCAGCCGCGATCACCACAGTGTCTGGGCGAACACCGCTGCGATCCGCCTGGCCGGCCTCGACGCGTCGACGCCGGACCCCGAGGACGGCCGCATCGAGCGCGAAGACGACGGCTTCCCGTCCGGTACCTTCCACGAGGGCGCGATGGGCCTCTTCGACGATGTGCTCCCGGCCACCGATGATGAGCTCGCCTACCAGGGCCTCCTCCGGGCTCAGGAGGAGCTGCTTCAGCTCGGCATCACGGGCTGGCAGGACGCGATGGTCGGCTCGATGAACGGCATCTCTAACATCGCCGATGTGTACCGCAGAGCGCTCGCAGAGGGAACGCTCACCGTGCACGTCGTCGGTGCCCAGTGGTGGGTGCGTTCCAACGGTGCGGAGCAGGTGGCCGAGATGATCGCGCAGCGCGAGTCCGTCAGCGCGCTCGGTGCCGAGGACCGGTTCACGCTCGGCACCGTGAAGATCATGGTCGACGGCGTCGCAGAGAACGCGACCGCCGCGATGGTCGCGCCCTACCGCGACGCGCACGGCCACGACACCGACAACCGGGGCCTCTCCTTCGTTGACCCCGAGCTGCTCAAGGGCTACGTCACGCAGCTCGACGCCGCCGGGTTCCAGGTGCACTTCCACGCACTCGGCGACCGCGCGGTGCGGGAGGCGCTGGACGCGATCGAGACCGCTCGGGAGGCCAACGGCCCGTCGGACAACCGTCACCACCTGGCCCACCTCCAGGTGGTCGCAGAGGAGGACACCCGTCGATTCAGCGGCCTCGACGCGATCGCCAACATCCAGGCGCTCTGGGCAACGCACGAGGACCAGCTCGACCAGCTCACCCTGCCGTTCCTCCAGCCGGGTGCCGAGGCGCGCCAGTACCCGTTCGGCGAGCTCGCCGGCCACGGTGCGCGCCTGGCGGCCGGCAGCGACTGGCCCGTCTCCAGCGCCGACCCGATGGACGCCGTGCACATCGCCGTCAACCGGATCGCCCCCGGCGAGGACTTCGAACCGCTCGGCGGCGTGCAGCAGCGTCTTGACCTCGCCACGGCGCTCGCCGCATACACCTCTGGCACGGCCTACGTGAACCACCGCGACCACGACACCGGTCGCATCGCAGAGGGGTACCTCGCGAACCTCGTGGTGCTCGACCCCAACCCGTTCGCGGTTCCGGCCGAGGAGATCCACACCTCGACCGTGACGTCGACCTGGGTCGAAGGCCGCCCCGTCTACACCCGCACAGCCTGA
- a CDS encoding ABC transporter substrate-binding protein, translating to MTAQHPPAQRARRRARIAVATGVSALLALTACTAAEPEKASDVSFELTDATPAPSGELDSFTWSSYSEPYSLDYAYAFDYADNQVLANVCEPLLRLNADYTLTPALAESFAHPTPTSWVYTIRDGVKFHDGTVLTPADVVASFNRHLDPAVGSSWYSVFQNVVSIEQTGDRDVTVTTSIPDSQFNLAMGGSAGVVESAASLESIGADYGNSTGGVNCTGPFSLTEWKSGESITLTRFDDYWDKDLMAKSAEVEFIFMGDPNARVNSWKSGEVDGGWMVPLDAIAQLRGSSVGDVYFGMNTAVNDLIVSDTDGPLADPNVRKALLMAIDRKGLISAAYQGIGTTTDALTTESVWVDASKAALDTAFGGLEEYPYDLDAAKKLIDEAGVAGEEIVVATAPLGTDFSVIAQTTVAAAQAIGLKARIETFTPSSYTTLFSDPSAREGIDLFYTVWYLSSPDPLEMYGVLRTGEFSNYGNWSNPEYDAIVNEAVAIEDPAARSEKTAEAQLIANDQLPWLPLSESPVTLFMGKRITGVAPSINFLYYPWAATIGAS from the coding sequence ATGACTGCACAGCACCCACCCGCCCAGCGCGCGCGCCGTCGAGCGCGCATCGCCGTGGCCACTGGAGTCTCCGCGCTCCTCGCGCTCACCGCGTGCACGGCGGCGGAGCCGGAGAAGGCGTCCGATGTCAGCTTCGAACTGACGGATGCCACGCCGGCTCCGTCCGGCGAGCTCGACTCGTTCACGTGGTCCAGCTACTCCGAGCCGTACTCGCTCGACTACGCGTATGCGTTCGACTACGCAGACAACCAGGTCCTCGCGAACGTCTGTGAGCCGCTGCTGCGCCTGAATGCCGACTACACCCTGACGCCGGCGCTCGCGGAATCCTTCGCCCACCCGACTCCGACGAGCTGGGTCTATACGATCCGCGACGGCGTCAAGTTCCACGACGGCACCGTTCTCACGCCGGCCGATGTTGTCGCATCCTTCAACAGGCACCTGGACCCCGCCGTCGGTTCGTCCTGGTACTCCGTCTTCCAGAACGTCGTGTCGATCGAGCAGACCGGTGACCGCGACGTCACCGTCACAACCTCGATCCCCGATTCGCAGTTCAACCTCGCGATGGGCGGCTCGGCCGGTGTCGTCGAGTCCGCGGCGAGTCTCGAGTCCATCGGAGCCGACTACGGCAACTCGACCGGTGGCGTGAACTGCACCGGTCCATTCAGCCTCACCGAGTGGAAGTCGGGTGAGTCGATCACGTTGACCCGTTTCGACGACTACTGGGACAAGGACCTGATGGCGAAGTCCGCCGAGGTGGAGTTCATCTTCATGGGTGACCCGAACGCTCGCGTGAACTCGTGGAAGTCCGGAGAGGTCGACGGGGGCTGGATGGTGCCGCTCGACGCGATCGCGCAGCTGCGCGGATCCAGCGTCGGTGACGTCTACTTCGGCATGAACACCGCGGTCAACGATCTCATCGTCAGCGACACCGACGGCCCGCTGGCTGACCCGAATGTGCGCAAGGCGCTGCTCATGGCGATTGACCGCAAGGGCCTGATCTCCGCCGCATACCAGGGCATCGGCACGACCACCGACGCGCTCACCACCGAATCCGTGTGGGTGGACGCCTCGAAGGCGGCGCTTGACACCGCCTTCGGCGGTCTGGAGGAGTACCCGTACGACCTCGACGCCGCGAAGAAGCTCATCGACGAGGCCGGTGTCGCCGGTGAGGAGATCGTCGTCGCGACGGCGCCACTCGGCACCGACTTCTCGGTGATCGCCCAGACGACGGTCGCCGCTGCACAGGCCATCGGCCTGAAGGCCCGCATCGAGACCTTCACGCCGAGCTCGTACACGACGCTGTTCTCCGACCCGAGTGCACGTGAGGGCATCGACCTCTTCTACACCGTCTGGTACCTCTCCAGCCCCGACCCGCTCGAAATGTACGGCGTGCTGCGCACGGGCGAGTTCAGCAACTACGGCAACTGGTCCAACCCCGAGTACGACGCCATCGTCAACGAGGCGGTTGCAATCGAGGACCCGGCCGCTCGCTCGGAGAAGACGGCAGAGGCCCAGTTGATCGCGAACGACCAGCTTCCGTGGCTCCCGCTGTCCGAGAGCCCCGTCACCCTGTTCATGGGAAAGCGGATCACGGGCGTTGCCCCGTCGATCAACTTCCTCTACTACCCGTGGGCGGCCACCATTGGCGCTTCCTAA
- a CDS encoding ABC transporter permease — translation MTTLRRVLGKLGALLLTLFLASLLVFFSRFLVPGDPLRFLLRGRKPSPEAIAEVSAQYGLDLPPWQQYINWITGVLHGDFGRSLQYRQDVSTVIGERIPVTLGLVIIAGTIIAIVGLISGTIAALNKGRVLDRGILIGLTVLGAIPSFVGAIVLIAVFAVQLGWFPSFGSGEGFIDGIYHLILPSTALALVFVVLVGKVTRSSMVDQLGREHVEVATSRGLKRGTVIRRHVFRNAIGPILTVSGLLVAGLLVASSIVESAFGLAGMGSLLVQSVDRLDFPVVQAIVLLIVTAFVSVNAVIDICEPLIDPRAAAGADAR, via the coding sequence ATGACCACCCTCCGCCGGGTGCTCGGCAAGCTGGGCGCGCTGCTCCTCACCCTCTTTCTTGCCTCCCTGCTCGTCTTCTTCTCCCGCTTCCTGGTTCCGGGCGACCCGCTGCGATTCCTGCTGCGCGGCCGCAAGCCGAGCCCGGAGGCCATCGCCGAGGTCTCGGCACAGTACGGCCTCGACCTGCCGCCGTGGCAGCAGTACATCAACTGGATCACCGGCGTCCTGCACGGCGACTTCGGCCGATCGCTGCAGTACCGGCAGGACGTGAGCACGGTCATCGGTGAGCGGATCCCTGTCACCCTGGGGCTCGTCATCATCGCCGGAACGATCATCGCGATCGTCGGGCTCATTTCCGGCACCATCGCCGCGCTGAACAAGGGGCGCGTTCTTGACCGCGGCATCCTGATCGGCCTGACGGTGCTCGGGGCGATCCCGTCCTTCGTTGGCGCGATCGTGCTGATCGCCGTGTTCGCCGTGCAGCTCGGCTGGTTCCCCTCATTCGGATCGGGTGAAGGGTTCATCGACGGGATCTACCACCTGATCCTTCCGTCGACAGCGCTCGCGCTCGTCTTCGTCGTCCTCGTCGGCAAGGTCACTCGCTCGTCGATGGTCGATCAGCTCGGCCGGGAGCATGTCGAGGTCGCGACCAGCCGCGGGCTGAAGCGGGGCACCGTCATCCGGCGCCACGTCTTCCGCAATGCGATCGGTCCGATTCTGACCGTCAGTGGTCTGCTCGTCGCTGGCCTGCTCGTCGCCAGCTCGATCGTGGAGTCGGCGTTCGGTCTCGCCGGAATGGGCTCGCTGCTCGTGCAGTCGGTCGACCGCCTTGACTTCCCTGTCGTGCAGGCGATCGTGCTGCTGATCGTGACGGCCTTCGTGAGTGTGAACGCCGTCATCGACATCTGCGAACCCCTGATCGATCCCAGAGCCGCAGCAGGAGCTGATGCCCGATGA
- a CDS encoding ABC transporter permease: protein MTTPTMAVKVLSAPRIRRGNLTFNLSVAVVAVMTIAAIFAPFVAPYDPDLVNLAAVYSGPSPAHWLGTDALGRDLLSRTIFGARTALLGPLLVVISSTIIGILLGLLAAWRGGWLDGVLARIFDLVFAFPSLLLAILAVALFGKGLVAPVIAMSIAYAPFVARLTRSLVMAERSRPYVSAYRVQGFSGPWIALRRVLPNVTPIVGAQSTLNFGYVLAELAALSFLGLGVQAPTADWGAMINEAQGGIIGGHFLPAMVPAVAVVLVVVAVNVIGEELSDRIGGGVPA, encoded by the coding sequence ATGACCACCCCAACCATGGCCGTCAAGGTGCTCAGTGCACCCCGGATTCGGCGCGGCAATCTGACGTTCAACCTGAGCGTCGCCGTCGTCGCCGTCATGACCATCGCGGCGATCTTCGCCCCGTTCGTCGCCCCGTACGATCCCGACCTCGTCAATCTCGCCGCCGTCTACTCCGGGCCGAGCCCCGCACACTGGCTCGGCACAGACGCCCTCGGCCGCGACCTGCTCAGCCGCACGATCTTCGGTGCGCGCACGGCGTTGCTCGGGCCGTTGCTCGTCGTCATCAGCTCGACGATCATCGGCATCCTGCTCGGCCTGCTCGCCGCCTGGCGGGGCGGATGGCTCGACGGCGTGCTCGCCCGGATCTTCGACCTGGTCTTCGCCTTCCCGTCGCTGCTGCTGGCCATCCTGGCCGTCGCACTGTTCGGCAAGGGACTCGTCGCACCCGTCATCGCCATGAGCATCGCCTATGCGCCGTTCGTCGCACGGCTCACGCGCTCCCTCGTGATGGCCGAGCGCTCACGGCCCTACGTCTCCGCCTACCGCGTGCAGGGCTTCTCCGGACCGTGGATTGCGCTCCGCCGCGTTCTGCCCAATGTCACACCCATCGTCGGCGCCCAGTCGACGTTGAACTTCGGTTACGTTCTGGCCGAGCTCGCTGCGCTGTCCTTCCTCGGACTCGGCGTGCAGGCTCCGACGGCCGACTGGGGCGCGATGATCAACGAGGCCCAGGGCGGGATCATCGGCGGGCACTTCCTGCCCGCGATGGTGCCAGCCGTCGCCGTCGTGCTCGTCGTCGTCGCGGTCAACGTGATCGGTGAAGAACTCTCAGACCGGATCGGAGGCGGGGTTCCCGCATGA
- a CDS encoding dipeptide ABC transporter ATP-binding protein yields the protein MSLLSITDYTLVLPNGTTLLDKVSLTIAAGETVGLVGESGSGKSLTARSVLGLLPDRAKTSGSVLLDGQEVLGAAQRDILKLRRSTASMVFQDPRAGINPARTIGDHLTETLRLCEGWPKERATTRAVELMEAVRLPRPDDHLRQYPHELSGGMLQRVMIAGALTSSPQLLICDEPTASLDVTTQAGIISVLAEQRRTRNMGMLFITHDLNLAAAICDRVYVLSAGKVEEQGDAREVLSNPQAAYTKRLVAATPSIANAVDPVAPGATVSAEGQSGVPARLEMRHVSKSYERRGKGPVTAVDDVSFSLPRGGALGVVGESGSGKSTLARMLVGLEPADSGEILLDGSPRGAIPSTRSERLAHARAVQMVFQDPYLSLDPRIIVKQAIGDAIRLHTPLSQREADQRVFELLDQVGLDERHANARPRTLSGGQRQRVAIARALAIEPELLVLDEATSALDVSVQAQVLDVVAKIRAERGLTVLFISHDLAVVRRVCENAVVMHRGSVVERGATAEILENPQHAYTRRLVDSVPRADWHLDEFTVPVPEQVR from the coding sequence ATGAGCCTGCTCAGCATCACCGACTACACACTCGTTCTGCCCAACGGCACCACGCTGCTCGACAAGGTGTCGCTCACGATCGCCGCCGGGGAGACCGTCGGCCTCGTCGGCGAATCGGGGTCGGGCAAGTCATTGACGGCGCGCAGCGTCCTCGGGCTCCTCCCGGACCGGGCGAAGACCTCCGGCAGCGTGCTGCTGGACGGCCAGGAGGTGCTCGGCGCCGCGCAGCGCGACATCCTGAAGCTCCGTCGATCGACCGCATCGATGGTGTTCCAGGACCCGCGCGCCGGCATCAACCCTGCCCGCACGATCGGCGACCACCTGACGGAGACGCTGCGCCTCTGCGAGGGATGGCCCAAGGAGCGCGCCACCACGCGCGCCGTCGAGCTGATGGAGGCCGTGCGGCTGCCGCGCCCGGACGACCACCTGCGCCAGTACCCGCACGAGCTCTCCGGCGGCATGCTGCAGCGCGTCATGATCGCCGGCGCCCTTACGAGTTCGCCACAGCTGCTCATCTGCGACGAGCCGACGGCCTCGCTGGACGTCACGACGCAGGCCGGGATCATCTCCGTGCTCGCCGAGCAGCGCAGGACCCGCAACATGGGCATGCTCTTCATCACGCACGACCTCAACCTGGCCGCCGCGATCTGTGACCGCGTCTACGTGCTGAGCGCGGGCAAGGTCGAGGAGCAGGGCGATGCGCGGGAGGTGCTGAGCAACCCGCAGGCGGCGTACACCAAGCGCCTCGTTGCGGCCACGCCCAGCATCGCGAACGCCGTCGACCCGGTCGCGCCGGGCGCGACCGTGAGTGCGGAGGGGCAGAGCGGTGTCCCGGCGCGGCTCGAGATGCGCCATGTCTCCAAGAGCTACGAGCGTCGCGGCAAGGGACCAGTCACCGCTGTCGACGACGTGTCGTTCAGCCTGCCACGCGGCGGCGCGCTCGGCGTCGTCGGCGAGTCCGGCTCGGGCAAGTCGACGCTCGCTCGCATGCTGGTGGGGCTGGAGCCCGCCGACAGTGGCGAGATCCTGCTCGACGGCAGCCCGCGCGGTGCGATTCCCAGCACGCGCAGCGAACGGCTGGCCCACGCGCGCGCCGTGCAGATGGTCTTCCAAGACCCCTACCTCTCGCTCGACCCGCGCATCATCGTCAAGCAGGCCATCGGCGACGCCATCCGCCTGCACACTCCGCTCAGCCAGCGGGAGGCCGATCAAAGGGTGTTCGAGCTCCTCGATCAGGTCGGGCTCGACGAACGCCACGCGAATGCACGACCGCGCACGCTCTCGGGCGGGCAGCGCCAACGCGTCGCCATCGCCCGTGCGCTCGCCATCGAGCCGGAACTCCTCGTGCTCGATGAGGCGACCAGCGCCCTGGACGTCTCCGTGCAGGCACAGGTGCTGGATGTCGTGGCGAAGATCCGTGCAGAGCGTGGGCTCACCGTGCTCTTCATCAGCCACGACCTCGCCGTTGTCCGGCGGGTCTGCGAGAACGCCGTTGTCATGCACCGCGGCAGCGTCGTCGAGCGCGGCGCGACCGCCGAGATCCTCGAGAACCCGCAGCACGCGTACACCAGGCGACTGGTGGACTCCGTGCCGCGCGCCGACTGGCACCTCGACGAGTTCACCGTGCCGGTGCCGGAGCAGGTGCGGTGA
- a CDS encoding flavin-dependent oxidoreductase — MKVIIVGAGIGGLTTALSLEAAGITDVTLYESVGELRPLGVGINLLPHAVRELTELGLGEQLKGFGVATSTLSYTNRLGQTIWSEPRGLDAGYRWPQYSVHRGQLQMLLRDTVLERLGADSIHLGASGDDVQQHGTPEDGCSSVRITLADGSSYRVSADVIVAADGIHSAVRRQHYPEEGAPVWNGLILWRGTARVAPFLDGRTMIMAGDAFQKFVAYPLSLPDEDGLATINFIAEYRSDDADPGVSSWNRSADPATVLERFADWDFDWLDVRSIIGAAEEILEYPMVDRDPIPQWTFGAQTLLGDAAHAMYPIGSNGASQAIIDARTLANALATSGSIAEALQRYEDARKPRTTAITLSNRSMGPEHVMQLAYERAPQGFDDIDTVIPFAERAEIAERYKKAAGFIPDELNARPSLSVERGVAR, encoded by the coding sequence ATGAAGGTCATCATCGTCGGAGCGGGAATCGGCGGGCTGACGACGGCACTGTCGTTGGAGGCCGCAGGCATCACCGACGTCACCCTGTACGAGTCCGTGGGGGAGCTGCGCCCCCTCGGCGTCGGCATCAACCTGCTGCCGCACGCCGTGCGCGAACTGACCGAGCTGGGCCTCGGCGAACAACTCAAGGGCTTCGGCGTCGCAACCAGCACGCTCAGCTACACCAACCGTCTCGGCCAGACGATCTGGTCGGAGCCGCGCGGGCTCGACGCCGGCTACCGATGGCCGCAGTACTCCGTGCACCGTGGCCAGCTGCAGATGCTGCTGCGGGACACCGTGCTCGAGCGGCTGGGTGCTGACAGCATCCACCTCGGTGCCAGCGGGGACGATGTGCAGCAACACGGCACGCCAGAGGACGGCTGCAGCAGCGTGCGCATCACGCTGGCCGACGGCAGTTCGTACCGGGTGAGCGCCGACGTGATCGTCGCGGCGGACGGCATCCACAGCGCGGTACGCCGTCAGCACTACCCCGAGGAGGGCGCGCCGGTGTGGAACGGACTGATCCTCTGGCGCGGAACCGCCAGGGTGGCACCGTTCCTCGACGGCCGCACCATGATCATGGCTGGCGACGCGTTCCAGAAGTTCGTCGCCTACCCGCTCTCGCTCCCCGACGAGGACGGGCTCGCGACGATCAACTTCATCGCCGAGTACCGCTCGGATGACGCGGACCCCGGTGTCAGCAGCTGGAACCGCTCTGCCGACCCCGCCACGGTTCTCGAACGCTTCGCCGACTGGGACTTCGACTGGCTGGACGTGCGCTCGATCATCGGCGCGGCCGAGGAGATCCTCGAGTACCCGATGGTCGACAGGGACCCGATCCCGCAGTGGACATTCGGTGCGCAGACCCTTCTCGGCGACGCGGCGCACGCGATGTATCCGATCGGCTCGAACGGTGCCTCCCAGGCCATCATCGACGCCCGCACCCTCGCGAACGCCCTGGCGACATCGGGCAGCATCGCCGAGGCGCTGCAGCGCTACGAGGACGCACGCAAGCCCCGCACCACAGCAATCACGCTCAGCAACCGATCGATGGGACCGGAACACGTCATGCAACTCGCCTACGAACGAGCACCACAGGGATTCGACGACATCGACACCGTCATCCCCTTCGCGGAGCGCGCGGAGATCGCGGAACGGTACAAGAAGGCGGCAGGGTTCATCCCGGACGAGCTGAACGCGCGTCCGAGCCTCTCCGTGGAGCGCGGGGTCGCCCGATGA